The Candidatus Saccharimonadales bacterium DNA segment CAGCGGGGCTATAGGTCATTTCCCAAAGGTCTTTGGCTTTGTCGCCACCAAAGTCAGACGTACCCGTCTTTGACGCTGTCTTAATGCCAGTGTTCCCGTAGCTAAGTCCCGTGGTGATGTTTCCGAATAGCGGACGCCTAGCATTTGCATCCGTCAGGATATCACTAAGGATATAGGTAACTTGAGGATCGATGACTTGTTTGCTTTCATCTTTCCATTTTTTAAGTACGTCGCCTTGGCTATTTTTAACTTCTAAAATACTCGTAGTTGGTTTATAGACTCCGCTTCGAGCTAACGTAGCGAAAGCGTTCACATGATCAATTTGACGAGTACCACACCCACCAATTGCAGATGATAGATTGGCTTGAGCATCCGCACCCTGTGTACAGTATTGCGTATCCCCAGCAGCTCGTATCATTTCCCATGTAGGCTTAACACCCGAAGCGGCCATAGCTTTAATTGCCGGAATGTTACGCGAGGTAGCTAGGCTTTGACGGATGTTTATATTACCCCTAAAACCTTTGTCTGCGTTGTTTGGCGTGTAGTTGCCAGGGAACGTTGTTTTAGTATCGGAAAGAATCGAACCACTTCCGTAGTTTGGCTGACCTGCAGGTTTTTGCGAGAATAGCTCGGCATATACAAGTGGCTTAATGCTCGAACCTGGTTGAATGAACGCAAGCGCTGCGTTGTCTTGACCATATCCGGGGTAGTCAAAACTGCGACTTCCCATCATTGCAATAATTTGACCCGTGGCATTGTCTTCTACTGTTCCAGCACCATTACTAAAGCCATTCACAGCAGGTGTAGATGAAGTAAACATTTTCGTCATTGCTTCTTCAAGCTTGTTCTGTACGCGGACATCGAGCGTTGTTTTGATAGTTAGTCCGCCACGTCCTACGGTTGCTTTGCCCAGTTCTTTTTCAAGATCACTCCGAACCATTTGCACGAAGTGGGGTGCTTTGATACCGTCAAACTGATCGGTGACAGATTTGATGTTATCAATGATCGGATATTTTTTTGCTTCATCAGCCTGTGCCTGGGTAATATACTTTTGCTCGACCATGCCATCAAGAACTTTATGTTGACGAGCAATAAGTGCTTCGTGCCCGGCAATATTATACGGATCATAAAGTCCTGGTTGATTAGGAATAGCAGCAAGAAGCGCAGCTTCGGGCAGTGTTAGGTCCTTTGACGACTTGCCAAAGTAGGTCTGAGCACCGGATTCTACGCCGTTACGCCGACCCCCGTATGGTGATTCATTAAGATAAAGATCAAGAATTTGCTCTTTGTTATACATACGTTCAACTTCGATAGCCAAGATCATTTCTTTGATCTTGCGCGGAATTCCATTTAGTCCTCGCTTTTGAGCTTCATCTGCAAAGAATACCTGTTTGACTAGCTGTTGGGTTAGTGTGGATCCACCTTGGATGCTTCCACCGTTGGCATTGTTTGCGAGTGAGCGGAAAATGCCCGTCACGCTTACTCCGCCATGCTTATAAAAATCTTTGTCCTCAATCGCAATCGTAGCTTGTTTCATGTATTGATTGATATCTTTACCGTCAACAACGAGTTTGTAATCACCATCACCTTTGTCTTCCCAGAGAAGCTGGCCATTACGATCGTAGTATTTAGAAACCGTTGTCGTGACACGTTTTGCAAGCTCGCCTGGACGAATTGCGTCAAGATCTTTCCGGTAATAGGCAAATAGCGCACCAACGGCAAGAACCATCAATAAGATACCGATACCGGCAACTTTGAGGGCCATGATGCCACCTTTCTTACTAAGCCAGTATCCCCAGAATCGTTTTGGGTGAAGTCGGTAAAGAATTCTTTTTAAGGGATGTTTTGGCAGGCTTGCAAGGTACTCGGCTTTTTTACGAGCGTTAGCATCCTTTTTAGTTTTGCGCTTGTGCGTTAAGTTCGAGTACACGCTCATGCTGCGTGATTTGTTTGGTTTTTTAGCCACGTCGTATTGTTTCCCATAAGCAGTATTACGCTCCATTATAGCATTTTTTTCGCATGCAAGGGGTTTATTTTTCTGGTATACTAGCCCCAGTAATAACAGATAGGAGACAGGAATGACACTTTCCGAAGAACTGCAGTGGCGGGGATTTGTTAATCAAACCACGTTCAAAGATTTGACCGAACTAGACGGAACTCCTATTTCTTTCTATTGGGGCGTTGATCCAAGCGCAGACAGTATGACTATTGGTAACTTTGCGGCTGCAATGATGGTTCGTCATTTTATTGATCACGGGCATAAAGCCTTTCTCCTAGTGGGCGGCGCGACCGGGATGATCGGCGACCCAGACGGTAAAGCTGATGAACGCAATCTAAAAACACTCGATGAGATTGCTAAAAACAAAGCTGGCATCGCAGCTCAATACAGTCAGATTTTTAACGGCAAAGATTTTAAGATAGTTGATAACTACGATTGGTTTCAAGGCATTGGCTACCTTGATTTTCTTCGCAACGTTGGTAAGCACGTTCCAATGAGTCAGATGCTCGGACGTGAATTCGTACAATCCCGGCTAGGCGAAAGCGGCGCAGGTATTAGTTACGCTGAATTTAGTTACTCGCTTATTCAGGGCTACGATTTCGTGCATCTTAATCGTGAATACGGTGTTACGCTGCAAGTTTGCGGTGCCGATCAATGGGGTAATTCAATTGCCGGAGTCGATCTTATTCGTCGGCTTGAAGGTCGTGAAGCACATGTATACTCAACGCCGCTGGTTATCAACAAGGCGACAGGAATGAAGTTTGGCAAGTCAGAAGGAGGTGCCGTCTGGTTGGATCCAAAAAAGACGAGCGTCTACAAGTTTTACCAGTTCTGGCTAAATGTCGATGACGAAGGCGCGATTGATTACGCGAAAATATTTACCCTACAAACGCGTGAACGAATCGAAGAGCTTGCCGCTGAGCAAAAGGCGAATCCAGCACTGCGTCCTGTTCAGAAGGCGCTCGCTCGTGAGGTAACGACGCTTGTCCACGGCAAAGAGCGAATGGAATCTGTTGCGCGTGTTACGGACGTTCTTTTTGGAAGTGGTGACTTTAAGGAATTGCACGATGCCGATATTGAAGCGCTCGCAGGCGAGATTCCTGCTGTCGATGCTGGGAAAAGTGTCGTAGAAATTTTGGTTGAATCTAATGTAGCCGCAAGTAACGGTGAAGCACGTCGTCTTATTTTGGGCGGGGCAATTACATTGAATGACGAAAAATTAAGTGATGACCGACAGGTTAATGAACTTTCTCTTATTAAAAAAGGCAAAAACAACTTTATCCTAGTGCGCTAAATTTGATATAATAAAATCTCGACATAAGCAAAATTTAGGAGAATCCATGTCACAGACTGAAGTGATCCGCCAAAACCTTTCCACTGGAGCTGCGAAAAATGTTATCGCTTGGCTAGAAGAGCCAAAATACGAAGAATATCGCGACGAATTACAAGAGTTAATCGACGCCGAAAAGTGGCAAGAACTCGAAGACGGGTTCTTTAAGGTACTTGAGTTTGGAACCGCTGGGCGCAGGGGTACAACAGGTATCGGTTCGAATCGTATCAACAGAGTAACGATTGGAGAATCTGCGCAGGCTCTTTGCGTGTATGCGCACTCATTTGACGAAACAGCTCCTAAAAAAGGTATTGTGATTGCCTGTGACACGCGTCTTAGCTCTCCAGAGCTTAGCCAGTACGCGGCTCAAGTATGTGCCGCAAATGGCTTCAAGACCTATTTATTTGAGAATTTTCGTTCGACGCCCGAACTTAGTTTCGCGGTACGAGAACTTAATGCTGCTGCCGGTATTGTTATCAGTGCCAGCCACAACCCTCCTATGGATAATGGGTTTAAAGCGTACTGGTCAGATGGTGGTCAGCTCGTCTCTCCTCACGACAAAGGTGTTCTAGCAGTGGCTGAAGATCTACGCGAAATTCACAAAGTTGATTTTAGCGAAGCGATAAACGATGGCCTCATTGAAATTATTGGCAAAAAAGTTGACGATGCCTACATACGGGCAGTAGTGGATCAGGCCGAGGGGACAGACAGAGACGTAAATATTGTCTATTCACCACTTCATGGTGCTGGACAGACCAGTGTTCTGCCATCTCTTCGTGCAGCCGGCTTCACTTCTATTTCAGTCGTACAAGACCAGATGACCCCTGACGGCAATTTTCCAACCATAGAAGGTAGTAGGGCTAACCCTGAAGACAAAGCCGCAAACGACCGCGCAATTGCTCAGATGGTGGCCGAAAAAGCAGATATCGCTATTACGAACGACCCAGATGCAGACCGCATTGGCGTTATGGTCCGTCAGGGAGATGATGTTAAATACCTCAGCGGTAACCAGTCGGCAGTACTTGCAGCGGATTTTGCTTTAAAACAAAAGCAGAAAAATGGGACGTTGACCCCAAAGCATTTTATTGCTAAAACGATTGTCACGACTGATATGCTGACGGCGATTGCTGATAAATATGATATTAAAATGTATACGAACATGCTCATCGGCTTTAAATATATCGGCGCATTAGTGAAAGAAAAAGAAAACACCGATGAAATTTTTGTTATGGGCGGCGAAGAAAGCTATGGGCTAGTAAAAGGTACGTATGCCCGCGATAAAGACGGTGCAACAGGAGCGCTGCCACTTGCTGAATATGCAGCCGAACTCAAAAAAGAAGGCAAAACCCTTTACGATCGACTTATCGAACTCTTTTTGGAACACGGTCTTTACATGGAACACCTCAGCAATGCTTTTTTCAGGGGCGCGAGCGGCTTTGATACTATGCAATCCGTTATGGCTGATCTCCGAAAATCGCCACCAGCCGAAATTGGCGGTCATCCCGTCACCGCTATTCTTGACTACCAGAGTCTTGTTCGTCGTGATCTTACAATAGGTAAAGAGACGTCGATTGACTGTGTTGCCGGTAATGTTATCGTCCTGGAACTCGGCGAACCGCGTCGACGCGTGACGATCCGTCCAAGTGGAACCGAGCCGAAGCTTAAATTTTACTCGCAGTGGCATGAAGAAGCGGAAGAGGACATTCCTGCTCAGTACGATCGCCTGAAAGACCAACTTGAAGAACTTGGTCGCGAGCTTGAAGGAATGCTGCTAGAAGATTAGTGAGCTTGTCTCGATTTCAAAGACGATCTGCTGTTAGTATAAGAACATGAATCTTGTATCTTCCTTGGAAAAGGTAAAAGGTGTAGGAGCCAAAACTGCCGAGCAGTTTGCTTTGGCTGGACTTCATACCGTTGACGATCTTTTGAATTTCTTGCCGCGTACGCACGAGGATTTTTCGCAGATTGTTAAAATTGCCGATATCCATCCGGGCAAGATGACGATCAAGGCACGCTGCGAAAAAATTAGTACGCGTCCCGTTAGGCGAGGCCTGCGAATTACAACGGCAACACTCGTTGATGATAGCGGTAAGCTGCAGGCAGTTTGGTTTAACCAGCCATACCGGACGACACAACTAGCATCAAGCGACGACGAATTCTTTTTTTCGGGTGAGTTTGAATTTAACTACAATAAATACCAGTTGACGAATCCTGGTGCTGAAAAAGTCAGTGACATGCCAGTTCAGACAGACCGTCTTTTGCCTGTCTATAGGGCGATCAAGGGTCTAAAAACACAGCTAGTACGCAAGATTCTAGCTGAACTCCGGCCCTTAATCACCATGCTGCCCGAAACACTTCCAGAGAGAATTATTAAAGAAGAGAACCTTTTGTCGCGATCAGATGCGCTTTTGGGGATGCACTTTCCTAAAACGCCCGATGATATAACCAGAGCTCGCGAACGTCTCGCCTTTGAAGAGTTATTCCAACTTCTTTTGGCAAGCCAATTCAATCGCCAAGACAATGCCAAATTGACAGGGTGGCATATTCCATTTAGCCAAAAAGTTGTGGCGGATTTTGTTTCAGAGCTTCCATTTGCATTAACGGGCGCTCAGCGTCTTGCTGCATGGGAAATTATCCAAGATTTTGAACGGAAAACACCAATGAACCGCTTACTTCAAGGTGATGTGGGATCGGGTAAGACCGTTGTCGCTGGCCTAGCCGCCCGTCAAGCCGCTCACGAGGGTTTCCAGACGGCACTAATGGCGCCAACCGAAATACTAGCATCACAACACGCCGAAACGCTGCGGAAGCTGTTGACGCCGTTTGGAGTTACTGTCGGACTATTGACCGGAAGCGTCAAGGGCGTTGCGCGAAAAACGCTATATGAACATATTAAAAACGGTGAGGTGCAGCTGGCCGTAGGAACGCATGCCCTTATTCAGGAAACGGTTGAATTTCATAAATTAGGATTTGTCGTTATAGACGAGCAACATCGTTTTGGCGTTGCCCAGCGCCAAGCGCTTCTCAAAAAAGGTGGCCATATGCCTCATATGCTGGCTATGACGGCAACGCCTATTCCCCGAAGCCTTGCGCTAACTGTTTACGGAGAACTTGATGTCAGTATCTTGAACGAGCTACCAAAAGGACGTAAACCAATTGCTACGAAAATTTGGTCGCCTAACAGCCGGGCACAGTTATATGAAAAAATTGATGTCGAAATTAAATCTGGCCGTCAGGCGTATGTTATCTGTAGTTTGATCGACGAGAATCCTGATAATGAAGTGAAGAGTGTTACGGCAGAATACAAAAAGCTTCAGAACTCAATTTTTAAGCACCGTCGAATCGGACTGCTGCACGGTAAACTAAAATCCGAAGAAAAAGACGCCGTTATGAGTAAGTTTGCCAAGGGCGAGCTGGATATTTTGGTGAGTACGACAGTGGTTGAAGTTGGCGTGGATGTTCCCAATGCTACGGTCATGCTGGTTGAAGACGCCGATCGGTTCGGGCTTAGCCAATTACACCAGCTACGCGGTCGCGTGGGACGTTCACATCATCAAAGTTACTGCTACCTTGTAACGAGCGACAGCAGCAAACCAACCCAGCGCCTGCGTGAAGTTGAAAAATCTAACGACGGGTTTTACTTAGCCGAAGTTGACCTGCGGCTACGTGGTCCAGGTGAAATTTATGGCCGCGCACAACACGGTGCTCTTAATTTACAAATCGCAACTTTATCTGATACGAAACTCATTGCACGTGCCAGCAGGCAGGCCAAGAAGTTCGTGGAGGGCGCAGACGATCTGTTACAATATAAACAATTGGCAGCGCAAGTGAAGTATTATCAGCGTTTGACCACATTAAACTAAAAATATGTATTCTGGGACAACTTTTCGAACAAAATCGGGCCGCATGATGGGTGTGCACCAAAAAATTGACCGTGTCTCTCGCCGTCAGATTACAAAGTTCCTCCCAAAAAAGAACGAGTTTCCTCTGGTACACGACATTTTGCATTTCGAAGGAGCAAATGGCCCAGATGGCATTAAACGCAAAAGTCCAGGCCGTGACGAACCATGGCACTATATTGATCCAACCAATCCTGATGACACGGCAATCGTAGGGATGATTAACGACCATATCATTAACTTGGCCGAAGCTCTAAAGTCGCATAATCATGAACGGGCCGCATTTGAAGCGGCGTGGATGGCGCATGCAATTGTTGATGGCCTGACGCCGGCACACCACTATCCACTGAGTGATAAAATCGAAGAATTATGGGGCAAATCCCACACGGAGCGTCTTACTATCCGGGATAAAAAC contains these protein-coding regions:
- the recG gene encoding ATP-dependent DNA helicase RecG, with translation MNLVSSLEKVKGVGAKTAEQFALAGLHTVDDLLNFLPRTHEDFSQIVKIADIHPGKMTIKARCEKISTRPVRRGLRITTATLVDDSGKLQAVWFNQPYRTTQLASSDDEFFFSGEFEFNYNKYQLTNPGAEKVSDMPVQTDRLLPVYRAIKGLKTQLVRKILAELRPLITMLPETLPERIIKEENLLSRSDALLGMHFPKTPDDITRARERLAFEELFQLLLASQFNRQDNAKLTGWHIPFSQKVVADFVSELPFALTGAQRLAAWEIIQDFERKTPMNRLLQGDVGSGKTVVAGLAARQAAHEGFQTALMAPTEILASQHAETLRKLLTPFGVTVGLLTGSVKGVARKTLYEHIKNGEVQLAVGTHALIQETVEFHKLGFVVIDEQHRFGVAQRQALLKKGGHMPHMLAMTATPIPRSLALTVYGELDVSILNELPKGRKPIATKIWSPNSRAQLYEKIDVEIKSGRQAYVICSLIDENPDNEVKSVTAEYKKLQNSIFKHRRIGLLHGKLKSEEKDAVMSKFAKGELDILVSTTVVEVGVDVPNATVMLVEDADRFGLSQLHQLRGRVGRSHHQSYCYLVTSDSSKPTQRLREVEKSNDGFYLAEVDLRLRGPGEIYGRAQHGALNLQIATLSDTKLIARASRQAKKFVEGADDLLQYKQLAAQVKYYQRLTTLN
- a CDS encoding transglycosylase domain-containing protein, which produces MAKKPNKSRSMSVYSNLTHKRKTKKDANARKKAEYLASLPKHPLKRILYRLHPKRFWGYWLSKKGGIMALKVAGIGILLMVLAVGALFAYYRKDLDAIRPGELAKRVTTTVSKYYDRNGQLLWEDKGDGDYKLVVDGKDINQYMKQATIAIEDKDFYKHGGVSVTGIFRSLANNANGGSIQGGSTLTQQLVKQVFFADEAQKRGLNGIPRKIKEMILAIEVERMYNKEQILDLYLNESPYGGRRNGVESGAQTYFGKSSKDLTLPEAALLAAIPNQPGLYDPYNIAGHEALIARQHKVLDGMVEQKYITQAQADEAKKYPIIDNIKSVTDQFDGIKAPHFVQMVRSDLEKELGKATVGRGGLTIKTTLDVRVQNKLEEAMTKMFTSSTPAVNGFSNGAGTVEDNATGQIIAMMGSRSFDYPGYGQDNAALAFIQPGSSIKPLVYAELFSQKPAGQPNYGSGSILSDTKTTFPGNYTPNNADKGFRGNINIRQSLATSRNIPAIKAMAASGVKPTWEMIRAAGDTQYCTQGADAQANLSSAIGGCGTRQIDHVNAFATLARSGVYKPTTSILEVKNSQGDVLKKWKDESKQVIDPQVTYILSDILTDANARRPLFGNITTGLSYGNTGIKTASKTGTSDFGGDKAKDLWEMTYSPAVTMGVWLGNPDTTPLKSGNSTLPGPIIDAVMRYVHQDIYGTDGRWKPNDWFTQPAGVQKINGELYPSWYDKNQSKANAKITFDKVSKKKATACTPADAKIDVDVNKSTDPVTKTDVYTAPDGYDATKDDDAHKCDDSKPSIGTISVSGGKISISAVKGTFNLKEIQVSVDGTVIATLPASASGTYDATYKFNDKNAHTVASTVMDEGYYTGANSLQYTAP
- the tyrS gene encoding tyrosine--tRNA ligase; its protein translation is MTLSEELQWRGFVNQTTFKDLTELDGTPISFYWGVDPSADSMTIGNFAAAMMVRHFIDHGHKAFLLVGGATGMIGDPDGKADERNLKTLDEIAKNKAGIAAQYSQIFNGKDFKIVDNYDWFQGIGYLDFLRNVGKHVPMSQMLGREFVQSRLGESGAGISYAEFSYSLIQGYDFVHLNREYGVTLQVCGADQWGNSIAGVDLIRRLEGREAHVYSTPLVINKATGMKFGKSEGGAVWLDPKKTSVYKFYQFWLNVDDEGAIDYAKIFTLQTRERIEELAAEQKANPALRPVQKALAREVTTLVHGKERMESVARVTDVLFGSGDFKELHDADIEALAGEIPAVDAGKSVVEILVESNVAASNGEARRLILGGAITLNDEKLSDDRQVNELSLIKKGKNNFILVR